Genomic DNA from Klebsiella variicola:
TCTTCCGCAGAGTCCACGCCCAGCTCGGTCTGAGCGACGATATCGAGACCAAAATCTTCCAGCAGCGAGGCCAGTTCGCGCACTTTACCGGCGTTGCCGGTCGCGAGGACGACTTTTTGCATGATGAATCCTGTTTATTCAGTTAGCGCCGCGACCGCAGTCGGGATCTGTTGTGGGGCGATGATTTTAACTTGCTTATGGCGACCCAGCTCGCCTTTTTCAATCAGTACCTGGCTTTTGGCGACGCGGAACTGTTTGGCGAGAAATTTCACCAGGTGGGCATTGGCCTGGCCATCAACGGGCGGGGCGGTAATGGCGACTTTGAGCTCGTCGCCATGTACGCCCACGATGCTATCGCGGCTGGCCTTCGGCTGAATGTACAGCCTCAGCACCAGCCCGTCAGCACAGCTTTCAACGGCACTCATAGCGCCATCCACAGCCCCGGCAGCAGCACGTTACCGGTGGCCTGCAGCACCTCGGCGACACCCATATTAATCACGTACAGCAGCAGCACCAGCACCATCGGTGAGAAATCGATACCGCCCATCGACGGCAGCAGGTTGCGGATAGGGCGCAGCAGCGGGTCCGCCAGCTGCATCAGCACGTACTCCACCGGACTACGGCCCTGGCTGACCCAGCTCATGATCGCCATCAACAGCAGCACCCAGAAGATCAATGAGCCGATGGTTTTCAGCAGAATAAGCAGGGCGGAGATCCAGATGATCGGCTGGAAGGTGATCACCATAAACAGCACGATCGCTTTGATGACGCAGAGAATAAATGCCACCAGCAGCGAGGCGCTGTCAATCGGCCCCATCGCCGGGATAATCCGGCGCAGCGGCCCGACAATCGGCTGCGTGGCCTTCACCACAAACTGCGAAAACGGGTTGTAAAAGTCGCAGCGCGCCCACTGCATCCAGACGCGTAACAACACGACCATCGTGTAAAGCTCAATGACCGTTGAAAGCAGGAAAGTCAACGTCTTCATGGCGTTCCTCAGATTCCTTATTATTTGCTGTAGTCGCGCGCACCAAAAATAGCTGTGCCGATGCGCACCATCGTGCTTCCCGCCGCGATTGCGGCTTCCATATCGTCCGACATTCCCAGAGACAACGTATCGACCGTGGGGTACCGCGTTTTTAATCGCGCAAATGCTACCGCCATTTGCTGGGCGACGGCAAACTGCCTTACATATTCTGACTCAGGCGCGGGGATGGCCATCAGACCGCGCAGCTCCAGATGAGGTAACTCAGCGATCTCTGCCGCTAATCCATCGAGCGCTTCCAGCGGGATGCCGGATTTGCTCTGCTCATCGCTAATGTTGATTTGAATCAGCACCTTCAGCGGCGGCAGATGCGCCGGGCGCTGTTCGTTCAGGCGGGTGGCGATTTTCAGCCGATCGACGGTGTGGCACCAGTCAAAATGCTCTGCCACCAACCGGCTTTTGTTGGACTGCAGGGGGCCAATAAAGTGCCACTGCAGTCCACTGATGCCGGCCTGCTGGAAATGGTTAATCTTCTCCACGCCCTCCTGGACGTAGTTTTCACCAAATGCCCGCTGGCCTGCCGCGATGGCTTCTTCGATCGCGCTCGCAGGTTTCGTTTTACTCACTGCAAGCAATGTCACTTCTTCTGGCGCACGCCCGCAACGAGCGGCGGCACCGGAGATTTTGTCCCGGACCTGTGCCAGGTTATGCGCAATATCGTTCATATTCCGAGGATGAGTTATGAAGCTGGAAGAAATCGTAGCCCTTAGTGTAAAGCATAATGTCTCCGATCTACACCTGTGCAATTCCGCCGCACCGCGCTGGCGGCGGCAGGGCAAGCTGGAGCCCGCCCCGTTTCCCGCGCCGGATATCCTGGATTTACTCCACTGCAGGCTTGATGCCGCACAGTTACAGCATTGGCAGGAACAGGGCCAGATTGACTTTGCGCTGACCCTGGCCTGCGGTTCGCGGCTGCGCGCCAGCGCTTTCGCCCATACGCGTGGAATATCGCTGGTGCTACGCCTTCTGCCTGAACAGTGCCCGCGTCTGGAGACGCTGGGCGCCCCGCCTGCGCTGAGCGAGCTGCTGGCGGAAGAGAGTGGCCTGCTGCTGGTCACCGGAGCGACGGGCAGCGGCAAGTCGACCACCCTGGCGGCGATGGTGGGGCATCTCAACCAGCATCTTGATGGCCATATTCTGACCCTGGAGGACCCGGTGGAGTTTATCCATCACAGCGAGCGATGCCTGATCCAGCAGCGGGAGATTGGCCGTCATTGTCCTTCGTTCGCCGCGGCGCTCCGCGTGGCGCTGCGCCAGGATCCGGATGTGATCCTGCTCGGGGAGCTACGGGACAGCGAAACCATTCGTCTGGCGTTAACGGCTGCGGAGACCGGACATCTGGTAATGGCGACATTACATACCCGCGGCGCGGCGCCGGCGGTGGAGAGATTGATCGATGTCTTTCCGGCAGAGGAGAAAGATCAGGTTCGTAGTCAGCTGGCCGGAAGCCTGTGCGCGGTGCTGGCGCAAAAATTGTTGCCTGCACGTCAGGGCGGCAGAGTTGCGCTATACGAGCTTTTGGTCAATACCCCCGCAGTAGCTAACTTGATCCGTGAAGGAAAAGTGCACCAGTTGCCCGGCATAATGCAGACCGGGATGCAGGCCGGAATGCTGACATTTACGCAGAGTTTTCAGCAACGTGTCGCCGCAGGCGAGCTGTAAGAGCAGCGTGAAGCAGACAGGGCGGGTTAAATGATATGTTAACTGAATGTTTGATGGCTGTTTATTTATATTATTTGGTAATACAAATAACCATTCTGAATAAATTCAAATAACACATTCAGTTGCGATATGTCGACAGTGAATACGCATTTCCAGGAAAAAAGTTTGATTACCTTTTGACAGCTTTGAGGTATTCGATTTATGCTGTTTACGGGAATAGGATGATTCTCATGGAATAGCGTTTCAATTTGTAAATTGCCAAGGCTATTTATAAATTCACGACTGTTTGTATATTTTTTTATTCATTTAACCACCATGGCGGTGGGTAGCAGCTAAGGAGAGTTTTAAGTGATTAATTTAAATGGAAATTCATCATCTTCTCGTCAGGTCACATTTATTACCCATCCGTCAATTCAGAGCAAAGCTTTTGCCAGCTATCTGAGCGAAACCCTGATGGCACCAGTGGTTTTACAAAATATTAATAAACCACTGGCACAGCGCCTGGCGAAAGATTCTGTAATATTATTTGATATCGCAGTGTCAAATAAGAAATTAAATGGGGTATGGCGAGATATTATTCGACTGCAGGCAGATAATCCTCGTTTGTTGATTATTAATAGCGCACAAAAGTATGAGTTATACGAAATGGCGCAGTGGCCGGCTTTATATGGCGTGTTCCGCCATGACGATGATGAATCGCGCTTAATTGAGGGCGTTAAGGCCGTACTGAACGGCGAACAGACGGCTGAATTGAGCGTGATGCACCCGGCGATGTACGCTGCGGACCATGCATCGGCGCCCGTTGAGAACTCGCCACTCACCGAGCGGGAATGTGAGATCCTCAACGAGCTGCGCTGTGGGGCGACGAATCTGGATATTGCCCGTGCCCTGTTTATCAGCGAGAACACGGTGCGCACGCACCTGTACAATGTGTTTCGTAAACTGAGCGTGAAGAATCGCACTCAGGCGGTGAGCTGGGCGAACGAACATCTGCGGCACTAAGCGGTCGGAAGCGCGCCGTCAGCAATTTGCCGGCGGCGCAGGAGAGCAGAGCCTAAAAGCTCTGCTCGAAGTAGCTTTCCAGAATGACCACGGCTGAGGCCGAATCAACGCTGCCTTTATTCAGCGCGCGGTAGCCGCCGTGTTCAAATAAGCCTGCCCGAGCCTCCACCGTACTCAGACGTTCATCGTGAAGGACGATCGCGACGCCAAAGCGGCCATGAATTTTATTGGCGAAATTCCGCGCGCGCGCCGTCAGCGGTTGCTCGGTGCCGTCCATATTCAGCGGCAGGCCAACGATCACCGCCTCAGGCTGCCACTCTTTGAGCAGTTTTTCGATGACATTCCAGTCCGGTTTACCGTCCTGCGCCTTCAGCGCCGGTAACGGTCGCGCGGTTGCGGTGATGCGTTGCCCCACCGCCACGCCGATGCTTTTGGTGCCGAAATCAAAGCCGAGAAAGGTTCCGCTCATCATGCATGCCCCGCGACGCCTGGCATCGTCACAATGTCGATACCAATCAGTTTCGCCGCCTCGCGCCAGCGATCGGCGATGGGCGTGCGGAAGAGAATATTCTGGTCGGCAGGGGCGGTAAGCCAGGCATTATCTAAAATCTCCTGCTCCAGTTGCCCTTTCTCCCATGAGGAGTAGCCCAGCGCCACCAGTACGTTGCCCGGCTGCCTGTCGGTACCTAAGGTTTCAAGAACATCCCGCGAGGTGGTGACCACTGTGTTATCCGAAATGCGGATACTCGAGGAGAAGTCAGAGGGCGGGGTATGCAGAATAAAACCGCGGTCTTCCGCCAGCGGGCCGCCCAGCATCACCGGTTTATCCAGACGGATCTCCGGATTGCGCGGCTCCGGAACAATCTTGAGCTTCTCAAGGATCCCTTCCACCTGCAGATTTTCCAGCGGCTTATTGATAATAATGCCCATGGCTCCCTCGTCGTTATACTCGCAGATATAGACCACGGAGCGGCGGAAAATCGGGTCCTGAAGCGCAGGCATGGCAATCAGAAAGTGATGCTGTAAATTCATTGTCAGAGGTTCTGTTCCTGGTTCAAAAAGCAACACCCAGTATGCGGGCAAAGTAGAATAGTGTCGATGCACTTTATCTGGCTGGCGCCCGAGTGGCGCTGGCTGGCGGCGTTTCACGAGCGCGGTCAACCGCGCTCGCTGCGCCATGAGCGGACGTTTATCCGCCCTGGTGTTTATTTGGTGATACGTCTTTCGATAGCGTCCATCAGCATGCCGGTGATCGAAATATCCGGGAAGGCGGCTTCAATCTCACGCACGCAGGTGGGGCTGGTGACGTTAATTTCCGTCAGACGGTCGCCGATGATATCCAGGCCGACGAAGATAAGACCTTTGGCTTTCAGCGTCGGGCCGACGCGGCGGGCTATTTCCCAGTCGCTTTCGGTCAACGGGCGAGCTTCGCCACGGCCGCCGGCAGCCAGGTTGCCGCGGGTCTCGCCGCCCTGCGGAATACGCGCCAGGCAGTAAGGCACCGGCTCGCCGTCCACCACCAGCACGCGCTTGTCGCCGTCTTTAATGGCGGGCAGATAGTTCTGCGCCATGCAGTAGCGGCTGCCGAGCTCGGTCAGGGTCTCCGTGATCACGCCAAGGTTCGGATCGCCGGCTTTGACGCGGAAAATCGAGGCACCGCCCATGCCGTCGAGCGGTTTCATGATGATATCGCCGTGTTTTTCCCAGAAGGCCTTCAGCTGGGCTTTATTGCGGGTGACCAGCGTTTCCGGCGTCAGTTCAGAGAACCAGGCGGTGAACAGTTTCTCGTTACAGTCGCGCAGGCTCTGCGGCTTGTTGACGATAAGCGTGCCTTTCTCTTCCGCCCGTTCCAGGATGTAGGTGGCATAAATAAATTCGGTATCGAACGGAGGATCTTTACGCATCAAAATAACGTCAAGATCGGCCAGCGGCAGATCCTGCTCACCGGTGAAGTCATACCATTTATCGTAGTTCTGTTCGACGCTCAGCGTGCGCGTACGGGCGCGGGCTTCGCCGTTGATCAAATAGAGGTCGTTCATCTCCATATAATGGAGTTCATAGCCGCGACGTTGCGCTTCCAGCAACATAGCGAAGCTGGTGTCTTTCTTGATGTTGATGGTTGCGATGGGATCCATCACGATGCCGAGCTTGATCATGGTTCTTCTCCGTTAACGCCTCAACCTAAGTCGCCAAAACGCACCTGCAGGGCGGTGATGGCGGTGAGCGCAGTAGTCTCTGTACGCAGAACGCGCGGTCCCAACAGGATATCAGTAAACTGGTATTGCGCGGTCATCGCTATCTCTTCTGCCGATAGCCCACCTTCCGGACCAATCAGCAAACGGACGCGTTCAACCGGTAGCGGCAGCGTATTAATGCTGGCGCTGGCGCGCGGGTGCAGGTTGAGCTTCAGCCCGCTGTCCTGCTCGGCGCACCACTCTTCCAGCTGCATGGCCGGACGTATTTCCGGTACCACATTACGACCGCTCTGTTCGCAGGCGGCAATAGCGATTTTCTGCCACTGCTGGATCTTCTTCTGCAAACGTTCGGCGTCCAGTTTAACGCCGCAGCGCTCGGAAAACAGTGGCGTTATGAGGCTTACCCCGAGTTCGATCGATTTCTGGATAGTAAATTCCATTTTTTCACCGCGCGACATCACCTG
This window encodes:
- the yggU gene encoding DUF167 family protein YggU, yielding MSAVESCADGLVLRLYIQPKASRDSIVGVHGDELKVAITAPPVDGQANAHLVKFLAKQFRVAKSQVLIEKGELGRHKQVKIIAPQQIPTAVAALTE
- the ruvX gene encoding Holliday junction resolvase RuvX, coding for MSGTFLGFDFGTKSIGVAVGQRITATARPLPALKAQDGKPDWNVIEKLLKEWQPEAVIVGLPLNMDGTEQPLTARARNFANKIHGRFGVAIVLHDERLSTVEARAGLFEHGGYRALNKGSVDSASAVVILESYFEQSF
- a CDS encoding YqgE/AlgH family protein; the encoded protein is MNLQHHFLIAMPALQDPIFRRSVVYICEYNDEGAMGIIINKPLENLQVEGILEKLKIVPEPRNPEIRLDKPVMLGGPLAEDRGFILHTPPSDFSSSIRISDNTVVTTSRDVLETLGTDRQPGNVLVALGYSSWEKGQLEQEILDNAWLTAPADQNILFRTPIADRWREAAKLIGIDIVTMPGVAGHA
- the rsmE gene encoding 16S rRNA (uracil(1498)-N(3))-methyltransferase is translated as MRIPRIHHPERLTVGSQIALSDDAANHVGRVLRMTAGQHLQLFDGSNQVFDAVITEAGKKNVTVEVLSGEPDDRESPLHIHLGQVMSRGEKMEFTIQKSIELGVSLITPLFSERCGVKLDAERLQKKIQQWQKIAIAACEQSGRNVVPEIRPAMQLEEWCAEQDSGLKLNLHPRASASINTLPLPVERVRLLIGPEGGLSAEEIAMTAQYQFTDILLGPRVLRTETTALTAITALQVRFGDLG
- a CDS encoding type IV pilus twitching motility protein PilT, with translation MKLEEIVALSVKHNVSDLHLCNSAAPRWRRQGKLEPAPFPAPDILDLLHCRLDAAQLQHWQEQGQIDFALTLACGSRLRASAFAHTRGISLVLRLLPEQCPRLETLGAPPALSELLAEESGLLLVTGATGSGKSTTLAAMVGHLNQHLDGHILTLEDPVEFIHHSERCLIQQREIGRHCPSFAAALRVALRQDPDVILLGELRDSETIRLALTAAETGHLVMATLHTRGAAPAVERLIDVFPAEEKDQVRSQLAGSLCAVLAQKLLPARQGGRVALYELLVNTPAVANLIREGKVHQLPGIMQTGMQAGMLTFTQSFQQRVAAGEL
- the gshB gene encoding glutathione synthase produces the protein MIKLGIVMDPIATINIKKDTSFAMLLEAQRRGYELHYMEMNDLYLINGEARARTRTLSVEQNYDKWYDFTGEQDLPLADLDVILMRKDPPFDTEFIYATYILERAEEKGTLIVNKPQSLRDCNEKLFTAWFSELTPETLVTRNKAQLKAFWEKHGDIIMKPLDGMGGASIFRVKAGDPNLGVITETLTELGSRYCMAQNYLPAIKDGDKRVLVVDGEPVPYCLARIPQGGETRGNLAAGGRGEARPLTESDWEIARRVGPTLKAKGLIFVGLDIIGDRLTEINVTSPTCVREIEAAFPDISITGMLMDAIERRITK
- a CDS encoding YggT family protein, which codes for MKTLTFLLSTVIELYTMVVLLRVWMQWARCDFYNPFSQFVVKATQPIVGPLRRIIPAMGPIDSASLLVAFILCVIKAIVLFMVITFQPIIWISALLILLKTIGSLIFWVLLLMAIMSWVSQGRSPVEYVLMQLADPLLRPIRNLLPSMGGIDFSPMVLVLLLYVINMGVAEVLQATGNVLLPGLWMAL
- a CDS encoding LuxR family transcriptional regulator; the protein is MINLNGNSSSSRQVTFITHPSIQSKAFASYLSETLMAPVVLQNINKPLAQRLAKDSVILFDIAVSNKKLNGVWRDIIRLQADNPRLLIINSAQKYELYEMAQWPALYGVFRHDDDESRLIEGVKAVLNGEQTAELSVMHPAMYAADHASAPVENSPLTERECEILNELRCGATNLDIARALFISENTVRTHLYNVFRKLSVKNRTQAVSWANEHLRH
- a CDS encoding YggS family pyridoxal phosphate-dependent enzyme, whose amino-acid sequence is MNDIAHNLAQVRDKISGAAARCGRAPEEVTLLAVSKTKPASAIEEAIAAGQRAFGENYVQEGVEKINHFQQAGISGLQWHFIGPLQSNKSRLVAEHFDWCHTVDRLKIATRLNEQRPAHLPPLKVLIQINISDEQSKSGIPLEALDGLAAEIAELPHLELRGLMAIPAPESEYVRQFAVAQQMAVAFARLKTRYPTVDTLSLGMSDDMEAAIAAGSTMVRIGTAIFGARDYSK